A genomic region of Streptosporangium lutulentum contains the following coding sequences:
- a CDS encoding DUF6758 family protein — MKATPICPRCFGELRPPGVWSSAWRCGTHGDVLPLQPPRHPSSAAVEIISRGARVPVWLPWPLPTGWLVTGFAEAGDDRSGIRATVVALSGPSLTQGPADLLLIAEEPGVGLGAAFAGLDATDPGTGFDEGPPHAKIEVKGHPAALWCVGAAPDRAVYAGEALGNWLWAVVWPPDAGYIITLAELSLRDLRDNDQALDLPFGAFSPRLAAAGP; from the coding sequence GTGAAAGCCACGCCTATCTGCCCCCGGTGTTTCGGTGAGCTTCGTCCGCCGGGCGTTTGGTCAAGCGCCTGGAGATGTGGCACGCACGGTGACGTTCTGCCCTTGCAGCCCCCGAGACATCCGTCCTCCGCCGCCGTAGAGATCATCAGCCGTGGTGCCCGCGTTCCCGTCTGGCTGCCGTGGCCCCTGCCCACGGGCTGGCTGGTCACCGGGTTCGCCGAGGCGGGTGACGACCGCAGCGGCATCAGAGCCACCGTGGTCGCGCTCTCCGGCCCCTCGCTGACCCAGGGCCCCGCCGACCTGCTGCTCATCGCCGAGGAGCCCGGAGTGGGGCTCGGCGCGGCCTTCGCCGGGCTGGACGCCACGGATCCGGGCACCGGGTTCGACGAGGGCCCGCCGCACGCCAAGATCGAGGTCAAGGGCCATCCGGCCGCGCTGTGGTGCGTGGGCGCCGCCCCGGATCGGGCGGTCTACGCGGGTGAGGCGCTGGGAAACTGGCTGTGGGCGGTCGTCTGGCCCCCGGACGCGGGCTACATCATCACCCTGGCCGAGCTCTCCCTGAGGGATCTGCGCGACAACGACCAAGCGCTTGACCTGCCGTTCGGCGCGTTCTCCCCGCGACTGGCCGCCGCGGGTCCCTGA
- a CDS encoding MBL fold metallo-hydrolase, giving the protein MTARIERVVTEGVVDVDGVEHKVENNTWIVGDDEDVIVVDPARDAEKILEKVGEREVLAVICTHGLPDHVGAAIEVAARDEAVVALHPKDRPLWRLTWPDTWPDIDMEDEGLFEVGGVQLEVLSTPGISPGGVSLYCEALGAVFTGKTLQADGPGKIGGEYPALADQLTAIGGALFTLKHKTRVLPAHGEETTIGDLESQFDAWLSGSLTRGTATQEDEGPLTDGTRAAGIRLNLPGE; this is encoded by the coding sequence GTGACAGCGCGTATCGAGCGAGTAGTGACCGAGGGCGTCGTCGACGTAGACGGCGTCGAGCACAAGGTCGAGAACAATACCTGGATCGTGGGCGACGACGAGGATGTCATCGTCGTCGACCCCGCGCGCGACGCGGAGAAGATCCTGGAGAAGGTCGGCGAGCGTGAGGTGCTGGCGGTTATCTGCACCCACGGCCTGCCCGACCACGTGGGCGCGGCCATCGAGGTGGCGGCCAGAGACGAGGCCGTCGTCGCCCTCCACCCCAAGGACCGGCCGCTGTGGCGGCTGACCTGGCCCGACACCTGGCCGGACATCGACATGGAGGACGAAGGCCTGTTCGAGGTCGGCGGCGTCCAGCTTGAGGTCCTGTCCACTCCCGGCATCTCCCCGGGCGGAGTCTCGCTGTACTGCGAGGCGCTGGGCGCGGTCTTCACCGGCAAGACCCTGCAGGCCGACGGTCCCGGCAAGATCGGCGGGGAGTATCCCGCCCTGGCCGACCAGCTCACCGCGATCGGGGGTGCGCTGTTCACCTTGAAGCACAAGACCCGCGTGCTGCCCGCGCACGGCGAGGAGACGACCATCGGCGACCTGGAGTCCCAGTTCGACGCCTGGCTCTCCGGCTCGCTGACCCGCGGCACGGCGACCCAGGAAGACGAGGGCCCGCTGACCGACGGGACCCGCGCGGCAGGGATCCGGCTGAACCTCCCGGGCGAATAG
- a CDS encoding RecB family exonuclease translates to MDQLPLEGMPRRLYACTPSRLNNWLDCPRRYRFTYMDRPSPQKGPPWAHNSVGASVHNALAAWWREPYERRTPVMAGILVTNGWIGEGFRDVEQSTAWRDRAREMVSGYVASLDPSDEPVGVERTVATRTSGMALSGRIDRLDRRGEELVVVDYKTGRRPLTSDDARSSLALAVYAVASSRVMHRPCRKVELHHLPTGAIVGWEHTDESLARHLGRAEEIAIEASEADERYKAWAGTVRVKNVDRTPPRVPEKIDELFPPRTGPLCSWCDFRRHCPEGQAAAGDRLPWDGLAD, encoded by the coding sequence ATGGACCAGCTCCCCTTGGAGGGCATGCCGCGGCGGCTGTACGCGTGCACGCCGTCGCGGCTGAACAACTGGCTCGACTGCCCCCGGCGATACCGGTTCACCTACATGGACCGGCCGTCGCCGCAGAAGGGGCCGCCCTGGGCGCACAACAGCGTGGGCGCCAGCGTGCACAACGCGCTGGCCGCGTGGTGGCGCGAGCCGTACGAACGGCGGACGCCGGTGATGGCGGGCATCCTGGTCACCAACGGGTGGATCGGCGAGGGCTTCCGCGACGTCGAGCAGTCGACGGCCTGGCGTGATCGTGCCCGCGAGATGGTCTCCGGATACGTGGCGAGCCTCGACCCGTCCGACGAACCGGTCGGTGTCGAGCGGACGGTGGCCACCCGCACCTCCGGCATGGCCCTGTCCGGTCGCATCGACCGGCTCGACCGGCGGGGGGAGGAGCTGGTCGTGGTCGACTACAAGACCGGCCGCCGTCCCCTGACCTCCGACGACGCCCGGTCCTCGCTCGCGCTGGCCGTCTACGCCGTCGCCTCCTCCCGGGTCATGCACCGCCCGTGCCGCAAGGTCGAGCTCCACCACCTGCCGACCGGTGCGATCGTGGGGTGGGAGCACACCGACGAATCCCTGGCCCGTCACCTGGGACGGGCCGAGGAGATCGCGATCGAGGCCTCGGAGGCCGACGAGCGTTACAAGGCCTGGGCCGGCACGGTGCGGGTCAAGAACGTCGACCGCACCCCGCCGCGGGTTCCCGAGAAGATCGACGAGCTCTTCCCGCCCAGGACCGGCCCGCTCTGCTCCTGGTGCGACTTCCGCCGTCACTGCCCCGAGGGGCAGGCCGCCGCGGGTGACCGCCTGCCCTGGGACGGCCTCGCCGACTGA
- a CDS encoding oxygenase MpaB family protein, giving the protein MTGIEDIVVQPPHTATWLVHLDRSMWIGGVRGLMLQALHPLAMRGVWQNSDFQEDPFGRLRRTADFVGRVTFGSPAEADAIGRRVRGIHRALRIDDPGTGKVHRVDDPELLLWVHCAEVSSYLSVARRAGLRLSDRQADRYLAEQRRSATYVGLHAEDVPGSRAEMDDYFAAMRPRLRVIPESASTVRFLLWPRLPAGLRGLAPGKPVYFPFGALCYYSLPAWARRMYGVLPEVPPSAVTAALKTFRTVMNTIPERVHDHAFMPGTREMLAASRARLGAAGYDVSKGLKGLTDPRRRPDGSPGLT; this is encoded by the coding sequence ATGACCGGTATCGAAGACATCGTCGTCCAGCCCCCGCACACCGCGACCTGGCTGGTGCACCTCGACCGCTCCATGTGGATCGGCGGGGTCCGGGGCCTCATGCTTCAGGCCCTGCACCCCCTCGCGATGCGCGGGGTCTGGCAGAACTCCGACTTTCAGGAGGATCCCTTCGGGCGGCTCCGCCGTACGGCGGACTTCGTGGGCCGGGTCACCTTCGGCAGCCCGGCGGAGGCCGACGCGATCGGCCGCCGGGTCCGGGGGATCCACCGGGCGCTGCGCATCGACGACCCCGGCACCGGAAAGGTCCACCGCGTGGACGACCCGGAGTTGCTGCTCTGGGTCCACTGCGCGGAGGTCTCCTCCTACCTGTCGGTGGCACGGCGGGCGGGTCTCCGGCTCAGCGACCGCCAGGCCGACCGGTATCTGGCCGAGCAGCGCCGCAGCGCCACCTACGTGGGCCTGCACGCCGAGGACGTGCCCGGCTCGCGGGCGGAGATGGACGACTACTTCGCCGCGATGCGGCCCCGGCTGAGGGTCATCCCCGAATCCGCCTCCACGGTGCGCTTCCTGCTGTGGCCGCGCCTGCCCGCCGGGCTGCGCGGGCTCGCCCCGGGCAAGCCGGTCTATTTCCCGTTCGGCGCGCTGTGCTACTACTCGCTGCCCGCCTGGGCCAGGCGGATGTACGGCGTCCTGCCCGAGGTGCCGCCGAGCGCCGTGACCGCCGCGCTGAAGACGTTCCGGACCGTGATGAACACGATTCCCGAGCGGGTTCACGACCACGCCTTCATGCCGGGCACCCGCGAGATGCTCGCCGCCTCGCGGGCGCGTCTGGGCGCCGCGGGCTACGACGTGAGCAAGGGGCTGAAGGGTCTGACCGACCCCCGCCGCCGGCCGGACGGGAGTCCGGGCCTCACCTGA
- a CDS encoding alpha/beta fold hydrolase, with product MSTPRFLTLPPGVRSRYLETAVGTFAALEALPVSGVPERWPALLVPGLTGSKEDFIAVLQTLAQSGRQVVAVDMRGQFETSGPDDPGAYTCAALGNDVDVLAHVIGHGGPVHLVGHSFGGLVTREAVIDGRTRFASFTLMSSGPSSIVGPRERAGRIMMKELPEFGLESIWHTRMEPEALAAGVPDEIIAFLRKRLFANSQTGMFAMTGEVLSAPDRSEELTQVEVPTLVLYGEHDDGWPPKTQSEMARRLNAECVVVPGSAHSPAVEAPETTAAALTRFWNAAETRLPG from the coding sequence GTGAGTACGCCACGTTTTCTGACCCTGCCGCCTGGCGTCCGCTCCCGCTATCTCGAAACGGCGGTGGGCACGTTCGCCGCGCTTGAGGCCCTGCCCGTCAGCGGCGTCCCCGAGCGCTGGCCGGCGCTGCTGGTTCCCGGTCTCACCGGCAGCAAGGAAGACTTCATCGCGGTCCTCCAGACGCTCGCCCAGTCCGGCCGCCAGGTCGTCGCCGTCGACATGCGAGGGCAGTTCGAGACCAGCGGCCCCGACGATCCCGGGGCCTACACCTGCGCCGCGCTCGGCAACGACGTCGACGTGCTGGCGCACGTGATCGGCCACGGCGGTCCCGTCCACCTGGTCGGGCACTCCTTCGGCGGGCTGGTGACCCGTGAGGCGGTCATCGACGGCCGGACCAGGTTCGCGTCCTTCACCCTGATGAGCTCGGGTCCCTCCTCGATCGTCGGGCCTCGCGAGCGTGCGGGCCGGATCATGATGAAGGAGCTGCCCGAGTTCGGCCTCGAAAGCATCTGGCACACCAGGATGGAGCCGGAGGCCCTGGCCGCCGGGGTGCCGGACGAGATCATCGCGTTCCTGCGCAAGCGGCTGTTCGCCAACTCCCAGACCGGCATGTTCGCCATGACCGGGGAGGTGCTCTCCGCGCCCGACCGGTCGGAGGAGCTCACCCAGGTCGAGGTCCCCACTCTGGTCCTGTACGGCGAGCACGACGACGGCTGGCCGCCGAAGACGCAGTCCGAGATGGCCCGCCGCCTGAACGCCGAGTGCGTCGTCGTCCCCGGCTCGGCCCACTCCCCCGCGGTGGAGGCTCCGGAGACGACCGCCGCCGCCCTCACCCGGTTCTGGAACGCGGCCGAGACCCGGCTGCCGGGCTGA
- a CDS encoding DEAD/DEAH box helicase, which translates to MALPLALNGQDIIGQARTGTGKTYAFGVAMLQRVGKPRKNRKKPRGLVVVPTRELAVQVTEDLVTAAGKLGSRILTVYGGRAYEPQVEALKQGVDVIVGTPGRLLDLVKQKHLDLSQIDVLVLDEADRMLDLGFLPDIERIIKLIPAERQTMLFSATLPGEIVALSRRYLTRPTHVRAENNDVETETTKTTQFVWRVHRMDKIEIVGRLLQCEGRGLTMVFCETKRACDMVVEQLKERGFAAAAVHGDLGQGQREQALRAFRNGKIDVLVATDVAARGIDVDDVTHVVNYDCPQDEKAYVHRIGRTGRAGKTGIAVTFVEWEDLTRWKVINNALSLDFPEPVETYSTSPHVFSDLGIPAGTKGVLPRANRSRAGLAAEEVEDLGETGRVRSRTTSRRGPEEEREERRERPARAPRERRRTRGGRTGEEVVEAPEAIVAEAPPVEEPKRRRSRGRIAGETAAVAAEEIQSPVVELAEVEADVAPRKDIRDDQPAETAPRRSRTRKAGLNPEVSLIEETEAPARTEPVAEKTRRRQPVAETPRWEEEPVTERWEDEPVSDRWENEHVVEAPAPRPQPEKIIPASPFAVIFQSPDLAGDDDEIAPSAASERVQSRRRPPARGQGQQRGPRRSN; encoded by the coding sequence ATGGCACTTCCCCTGGCCCTCAACGGCCAGGACATCATCGGCCAGGCACGAACCGGCACCGGCAAGACCTACGCCTTCGGCGTGGCCATGCTGCAGCGTGTCGGCAAGCCGAGGAAAAACCGTAAGAAGCCCCGCGGGCTGGTCGTCGTGCCGACCCGCGAGCTGGCCGTCCAGGTCACCGAGGACCTCGTGACGGCCGCCGGAAAGCTCGGCTCGCGGATCCTCACCGTGTATGGCGGACGTGCCTACGAACCCCAGGTCGAGGCCCTCAAACAGGGAGTCGACGTGATCGTCGGCACCCCGGGCCGACTGCTCGACCTGGTCAAGCAGAAGCACCTCGATCTCAGCCAGATCGACGTGCTCGTCCTCGACGAGGCTGACCGCATGCTCGATCTGGGCTTCCTGCCCGACATCGAGCGGATCATCAAGCTCATTCCCGCCGAGCGGCAGACGATGCTGTTCTCGGCGACCCTCCCGGGCGAGATCGTCGCCCTGTCCCGGCGTTATCTCACCCGCCCCACCCATGTGCGGGCCGAGAACAACGACGTCGAGACCGAGACGACGAAGACGACGCAGTTCGTCTGGCGCGTGCACCGGATGGACAAGATCGAGATCGTGGGTCGTCTGCTCCAGTGCGAGGGACGCGGGCTCACGATGGTCTTCTGCGAGACCAAGCGTGCCTGCGACATGGTCGTCGAGCAGCTCAAGGAGCGTGGCTTCGCCGCCGCGGCCGTCCACGGAGACCTGGGTCAGGGCCAGCGCGAGCAGGCCCTGCGGGCCTTCCGCAACGGCAAGATCGACGTCCTGGTCGCGACCGACGTCGCGGCGCGGGGCATCGACGTCGACGATGTCACCCACGTCGTCAACTACGACTGCCCTCAGGACGAGAAGGCCTACGTGCACCGGATCGGCCGCACCGGCCGGGCGGGCAAGACCGGCATCGCGGTGACCTTCGTCGAGTGGGAGGACCTCACTCGCTGGAAGGTCATCAACAACGCGCTCTCGCTCGACTTCCCCGAGCCGGTCGAGACGTACTCGACCTCCCCGCACGTCTTCAGCGATCTGGGCATCCCCGCGGGAACCAAGGGCGTGCTGCCGCGCGCCAACCGTTCCCGGGCCGGCCTGGCCGCCGAAGAGGTCGAGGATCTGGGCGAGACCGGGCGCGTCCGCTCCCGCACGACGTCCCGCAGGGGACCCGAGGAGGAGCGTGAGGAGCGCCGTGAGCGCCCCGCCCGCGCCCCCAGGGAGCGTCGCCGTACCCGCGGCGGGCGGACCGGTGAGGAGGTCGTGGAGGCCCCGGAGGCGATCGTCGCCGAGGCACCCCCGGTCGAGGAGCCCAAGCGCCGCCGTTCCCGCGGCCGAATCGCCGGGGAGACCGCGGCGGTGGCGGCCGAGGAGATCCAGAGTCCTGTCGTCGAGCTCGCCGAGGTGGAGGCGGACGTGGCACCTCGCAAGGACATCCGTGACGATCAGCCCGCCGAGACCGCACCCCGCCGGAGCCGGACCCGCAAGGCGGGGCTGAATCCCGAGGTGAGTCTCATCGAGGAGACCGAGGCCCCGGCTCGTACGGAGCCCGTGGCGGAGAAGACCCGCAGGCGTCAGCCTGTGGCCGAGACTCCGCGGTGGGAAGAGGAGCCGGTGACCGAGCGTTGGGAGGACGAACCCGTGAGTGATCGCTGGGAGAACGAGCATGTGGTCGAGGCCCCCGCGCCCCGGCCGCAGCCCGAGAAGATCATTCCGGCCAGTCCTTTCGCTGTGATCTTCCAGTCGCCGGATCTGGCGGGAGACGACGACGAGATCGCCCCGTCGGCGGCCTCGGAGCGCGTGCAGAGCCGCCGCCGGCCCCCCGCCAGGGGGCAGGGCCAGCAGCGAGGCCCGCGTCGGTCGAACTAG
- a CDS encoding ferritin-like fold-containing protein — MMDSPPGVADLLGVLAYAELTAFLRFAEDATRHAPSLADQAALGGLAAAEYAHFQLLRDRIASLGVDPEEAMAPFVGPLDAWHAQTAPGDWLETLVKAYAGTGIALDFYREAATRVDDETRDLVEEVLADEGRSQFAVERVGAAIKEDPRQSGRLALWARRLVGEALSQGQQVALARPELALLLVSEGDDITRMFARLTEAHGRRMAALGLPSTP; from the coding sequence ATGATGGATTCCCCTCCCGGTGTCGCCGACCTGCTCGGTGTGCTCGCCTACGCCGAGCTGACCGCGTTCCTCCGGTTCGCCGAAGACGCCACGCGGCACGCCCCCTCACTGGCCGATCAGGCCGCTCTCGGCGGTCTCGCGGCTGCGGAGTACGCGCATTTCCAGTTGCTCCGTGACCGCATCGCCTCCCTGGGGGTGGATCCGGAGGAGGCGATGGCGCCGTTCGTCGGGCCGCTGGACGCGTGGCACGCCCAGACCGCGCCGGGAGACTGGCTGGAGACCCTGGTGAAGGCGTACGCCGGTACGGGGATCGCGCTCGACTTCTACCGCGAGGCGGCCACCCGGGTGGACGACGAGACGCGGGATCTCGTCGAGGAGGTGCTCGCGGACGAGGGACGGTCGCAGTTCGCGGTCGAGCGGGTCGGCGCGGCGATCAAGGAGGACCCCAGGCAGAGCGGACGGCTGGCGCTGTGGGCCAGGCGGCTGGTGGGGGAGGCGCTGAGCCAGGGGCAGCAGGTGGCCCTGGCCAGGCCCGAACTCGCGCTGCTGCTGGTGTCGGAGGGGGACGACATCACCCGGATGTTCGCCCGGCTGACCGAGGCTCACGGCCGGCGGATGGCCGCACTCGGCCTGCCCTCCACCCCGTAG
- a CDS encoding DUF3107 domain-containing protein, whose protein sequence is MMEIKIGVRSVHRELVVETDLSADQIENELSKALATENGGGVFSVTDVNGRKVLVPTASLGFIEIGEEEARPVGFGGTL, encoded by the coding sequence ATGATGGAGATCAAGATCGGCGTGCGTTCCGTACACCGTGAGCTCGTAGTGGAGACCGACCTCTCGGCCGACCAGATCGAGAACGAGCTCAGCAAGGCCCTCGCCACCGAAAACGGCGGCGGCGTTTTCAGCGTGACCGACGTCAACGGCCGAAAGGTCCTCGTTCCGACCGCCTCGCTCGGCTTCATCGAGATCGGCGAAGAGGAGGCCCGTCCCGTCGGCTTCGGCGGCACGCTCTAA
- a CDS encoding TetR/AcrR family transcriptional regulator: MTATPDAKPRGTRLPRTARRRQLLSAAQEVFVENGYHAAAMDEIAERAGVSKPVLYQHFPGKQELYLALLDLHMDDMITRCRDALASTTDNKQRVQAAIGAFFDFVSSQGEAFKLVFESDLRNVAPVRQRMERNLRESAEMISQVIQEDTGCSSDEARLLGVGMVGMAEVSARYWISSNGSIPKDAATQLIARLSWRGISGFPRTNADH; encoded by the coding sequence GTGACCGCTACCCCGGACGCCAAGCCCCGGGGCACCCGGCTGCCCCGGACGGCCCGCCGCCGCCAGCTGCTCAGCGCGGCACAGGAAGTCTTCGTGGAGAACGGTTACCACGCGGCCGCGATGGACGAGATCGCCGAGCGGGCCGGGGTCAGCAAGCCGGTGCTCTACCAGCACTTCCCCGGCAAGCAGGAGCTCTACCTGGCTCTGCTCGACCTGCACATGGACGACATGATCACCCGGTGCCGCGACGCCCTGGCCTCGACCACGGACAACAAGCAGCGCGTCCAGGCCGCGATCGGCGCGTTCTTCGACTTCGTCTCCAGCCAGGGCGAGGCGTTCAAGCTCGTCTTCGAGTCCGACCTGCGCAACGTCGCCCCGGTCCGCCAGCGCATGGAGCGCAACCTCCGCGAGAGCGCCGAGATGATCAGCCAGGTCATCCAGGAGGACACCGGCTGCTCCAGCGACGAGGCGCGCCTGCTCGGGGTCGGGATGGTCGGCATGGCCGAGGTCAGTGCCCGATACTGGATCAGCAGCAACGGCTCCATTCCCAAGGACGCCGCCACCCAGCTCATAGCCCGCCTGTCGTGGCGCGGCATCTCCGGTTTCCCCCGCACCAACGCCGATCATTGA
- the ku gene encoding non-homologous end joining protein Ku has translation MRSIWKGTVAFGLVTIPVKLHVATEQRNVTFHTVHREDGGRVRFRRFCTVCEEEVPYVDVAKGYELPAGEMVVLDDDDFEDLPLSTSRRIEVLQFSPADQIDPILLNKPYYLEPDPVGVRPYVLLRDALERSGRVAIVKVALRRRESLAVLRARDGVFVLETMLWPDEVRPVEFAFQEEGVDVRSQEVRMTESLVETMVADFDPSKYRDAYREALQEVIEAKIAGKEIIHAEAPAEEKPTADLMAALRASVEAAKKRSAGRAPARGRVPAGSGEKETAEQEKVLRKRKARRTA, from the coding sequence ATGCGGAGCATCTGGAAAGGCACGGTCGCGTTCGGACTGGTAACGATTCCGGTCAAACTGCACGTCGCGACCGAACAGCGCAACGTCACCTTCCACACGGTGCATCGGGAGGACGGCGGCCGCGTCAGGTTCCGCCGGTTCTGCACGGTCTGCGAGGAGGAGGTCCCCTACGTCGACGTGGCCAAGGGGTACGAACTTCCGGCGGGCGAGATGGTGGTGCTCGACGACGACGACTTCGAAGACCTGCCGCTGTCCACCTCGCGGAGGATCGAGGTGCTCCAGTTCAGCCCGGCCGACCAGATCGACCCGATCCTGCTGAACAAGCCCTACTACCTGGAGCCGGACCCCGTCGGTGTGCGGCCGTACGTGCTGCTCCGTGACGCGCTGGAGCGGTCCGGGCGGGTGGCGATCGTCAAGGTGGCGCTGCGGCGGCGCGAGTCGCTCGCGGTGCTGAGGGCGCGGGACGGGGTGTTCGTGCTGGAGACGATGCTCTGGCCCGACGAGGTGCGCCCGGTGGAATTCGCCTTCCAGGAGGAGGGCGTCGACGTCCGGTCCCAGGAGGTGAGGATGACGGAGTCGCTCGTCGAGACGATGGTCGCGGACTTCGACCCCTCGAAGTACAGGGACGCCTACCGGGAGGCCCTCCAGGAGGTCATCGAGGCCAAGATCGCGGGCAAGGAGATCATCCATGCCGAGGCCCCGGCCGAGGAGAAGCCCACGGCCGATCTGATGGCCGCGCTGCGTGCCAGTGTCGAAGCAGCCAAGAAGCGGTCGGCGGGCAGGGCTCCGGCCAGAGGGAGGGTTCCCGCCGGGAGCGGGGAGAAGGAGACCGCCGAACAGGAGAAGGTCCTCCGGAAGCGAAAGGCACGCCGTACGGCCTGA
- a CDS encoding alpha/beta fold hydrolase: MVNNPIPSWPGELVDLGEQIVHVRSTPGGPAEKAVYVHGLGGSATNWTDLMDELSDVVTGHAVDLPGAGHSPEPPGGDYSIAAHARTVVALIERVADRPVHLFGNSLGGAVSVRVAAARPDLVRSLTLVSPALPDLLPRSGPARVALSTVPRLGEWAANRLSVLPAERRLNATIALCYADSGRIHPERLREAAEELRRRDGLPYAAVALVGSARGLVAEYFRRGEENLWQQAARVSAPTLIVHGRRDKLVNPRTAARAGRTFPNVRLVLLPDTGHVAQMEVPERVAREARLLIGETAPMAIGE, translated from the coding sequence GTGGTGAACAACCCGATTCCAAGCTGGCCCGGCGAGCTGGTCGATCTTGGGGAGCAGATCGTCCACGTGAGATCGACTCCGGGTGGTCCCGCCGAGAAGGCCGTCTACGTGCACGGCCTGGGGGGTTCGGCGACCAACTGGACCGACCTGATGGATGAGCTGTCCGACGTGGTCACCGGCCACGCCGTCGACCTGCCGGGGGCCGGGCACTCTCCCGAGCCGCCCGGCGGCGACTACTCCATCGCCGCCCACGCCCGGACCGTCGTCGCGCTGATCGAACGCGTCGCGGACCGGCCCGTCCATCTGTTCGGCAACTCCCTGGGCGGCGCCGTCTCGGTGCGGGTGGCCGCCGCCAGGCCCGATCTGGTCCGCTCGCTCACGCTCGTCTCGCCGGCCCTGCCCGACCTGCTCCCCAGGTCCGGGCCGGCGCGGGTGGCCCTGTCCACGGTGCCCCGGCTGGGTGAGTGGGCGGCGAACCGGCTGAGCGTCCTGCCCGCGGAGCGCAGGCTCAACGCCACGATCGCCCTGTGTTACGCCGACTCCGGCCGGATCCACCCGGAGCGGCTCAGGGAGGCGGCCGAGGAACTGCGCCGCAGGGACGGCCTGCCGTACGCCGCGGTCGCGCTGGTCGGCTCGGCGCGCGGCCTCGTCGCGGAGTACTTCAGGCGTGGCGAGGAGAACCTGTGGCAGCAGGCGGCCCGGGTGAGCGCGCCCACGCTGATCGTCCACGGCCGCCGCGACAAGCTCGTCAATCCGCGTACGGCCGCCCGCGCGGGCCGGACGTTCCCGAACGTGAGGCTGGTGCTGCTGCCCGACACGGGGCACGTGGCCCAGATGGAGGTCCCCGAGCGGGTGGCCCGCGAGGCGCGGCTTCTGATAGGTGAGACTGCCCCGATGGCAATCGGGGAATGA
- the moeZ gene encoding adenylyltransferase/sulfurtransferase MoeZ: protein MSLPPLVEPAAELTVEEVRRYSRHLIIPDVGMAGQKRLKNAKVLCVGAGGLGSPALLYLAAAGVGTLGVIDFDVVDESNLQRQIIHGQSDVGRPKAESAADSVKEINPLVEVIIHNTALTTDNVMEIFSGYDLIVDGTDNFATRYMVNDAAVLLGKPYVWGSIYRFDGQASVFWAEHGPCYRCLYPEPPPPGMVPSCAEGGVLGVLCASIGSIQVNEAIKLLAGIGEPLVGRLMIYDALEMNYRSVKVRKDPECVLCGKNPTVTQLLDDYEAFCGAVSEEAQEAASGSTITARDLKSLQDAGENIYLIDVREPNEYEIVSIPGAVLIPKGEFLNGSALEKLPQDKRIILHCKSGARSAEVLAIVKNAGFSDAVHVGGGVLSWIKTVDPSLPAY, encoded by the coding sequence GTGTCGTTGCCACCGCTGGTAGAGCCGGCAGCCGAGTTGACCGTCGAAGAGGTGCGTCGCTATTCGCGCCATCTGATCATCCCCGACGTGGGCATGGCCGGCCAGAAGCGTCTCAAGAATGCGAAGGTGCTCTGTGTGGGCGCCGGTGGGCTGGGATCCCCCGCACTGCTGTATCTCGCGGCCGCGGGTGTGGGCACGCTCGGCGTCATCGACTTCGATGTCGTGGACGAGTCCAACCTCCAGCGCCAGATCATCCACGGCCAGTCCGACGTCGGCCGGCCCAAGGCCGAGAGCGCCGCCGACAGCGTCAAGGAGATCAACCCGCTGGTCGAGGTGATCATCCACAACACGGCGCTCACCACCGACAACGTCATGGAGATCTTCTCCGGCTACGACCTGATCGTGGACGGCACCGACAACTTCGCCACCCGCTACATGGTGAACGACGCGGCCGTCCTCCTCGGCAAGCCGTACGTCTGGGGTTCGATCTACCGGTTCGACGGTCAGGCCAGCGTGTTCTGGGCCGAGCACGGTCCTTGCTACCGCTGCCTCTACCCCGAGCCCCCGCCCCCCGGCATGGTTCCCTCGTGCGCCGAGGGCGGCGTGCTCGGCGTGCTGTGCGCGTCCATCGGTTCGATCCAGGTCAACGAGGCCATCAAGCTCCTGGCCGGCATCGGGGAGCCGCTGGTCGGCCGTCTGATGATCTACGACGCCCTGGAGATGAACTACCGCTCGGTCAAGGTCCGCAAGGACCCCGAGTGCGTGCTCTGCGGCAAGAACCCGACGGTCACCCAGCTCCTGGACGACTACGAGGCGTTCTGCGGTGCGGTCTCGGAGGAAGCCCAGGAGGCCGCCTCGGGCTCCACCATCACCGCGAGGGACCTCAAGTCCCTGCAGGACGCCGGCGAGAACATCTACCTGATCGACGTCCGCGAGCCGAACGAGTACGAGATCGTCTCCATCCCGGGCGCCGTGCTCATCCCCAAGGGCGAGTTCCTCAACGGCTCCGCGCTGGAGAAGCTCCCGCAGGACAAGCGCATCATCCTGCACTGCAAGTCAGGTGCCCGATCCGCCGAGGTCCTGGCGATCGTCAAGAACGCCGGCTTCTCCGACGCGGTCCACGTGGGCGGCGGCGTGCTGAGCTGGATCAAGACGGTCGACCCGAGTCTGCCGGCCTACTGA